The Methyloceanibacter sp. wino2 nucleotide sequence CGGGCAGGCCGAGCATGCCGGACCCCGATCCGGTCTGCTTGATCGTGATCGGACCCAGCTTCTCCGTGCCCACGTCCTTAGGCGTCAGGTTCACGTAGTTCCCCAGATTGGTCATCTGCCAGTCGTAGGGCGGCGTGTTGGTCATGACGCCCAGCGGAGCCTCGGTGACTTTGAGTTCGCCGTCGATAGGCTCCACGGCGATGGACTTGCCCGTCTTGTCCTGCACGAAGAAGTGCACGGGGAGCGACTGACCCTCGGCGCTGCCGAAGCCGGGCATGGGCGTGTCCACCATGTCAATGTCCTTGACGGCATCCGCGACCTCGTCGACCGTCGCGAAGTTGCCGAGAACCCAGGCGCCGAAATCCTGCGGAGCGAGCGACTTGTCGGCATTCTCCTTCGTCGACTCCGCGTATTTCGCGTCGCCCGGAAAATAGAACAGGCCGATCGACAACCCTTGCTCGTTCAGACCGTCAGCGATCAGGTAGGTCGACCCGATGCCGTTCATGCCGGCGAAGCCGTACTTGGCCTTGTAGCTCATTCCCTTGCTTCCGTCGGGAAGCGTAGCGGCGAACTCGTTGCCGGCCGGCACGACGAGAACGTTAGACTTGAGGGGAAAACCGAACTCGAGAGTACGGCCACGAATGGCGGCGCCATCTTGCGCCTTGAGGCTAATGCCCGTGCAGGAAAAAGCCGGCGTTGTCGCTAACGCGAGCGAAGCGGCAAAGACGTAAGTTGCAGCGCGTCGGATCATGGAACATCTCCTTGGACGAAACTCGGCACGAGAATGCGCTGCGGCTGTGAAAGCTGCGTTAAGCGGCCTCGCAACTTCCACAGAAGGTTATCGAGGACCGGCGAAACCCACTCGAATTTTCGTAAAAGCTTTGCCGAGCCCGTCGCACCGAACCGACGGCGCGCTCAATGAGAAGACACCTCGACGGATAAAGACGGGACCGCGATACGCGGCCCCGTCTCGAGATTTCAGACACGTCAGGTCAGGCGCCGGAACCTGTTCTCAGATACCGCCGCTCTCTCGCGTCCTATTTGAGGGTCTCGATATAGGCCGCGACGTCGGCAACATCGTCATCCGTGCCCAGCATCTTGGCCATGGGGGCCATCTGCTGGCCATGCGTGTCCTTGGGGTTGGCGCCACGCACACCCGTCTTGAAGTTGTTCAGCTGCCGGACCGTATACCAGGCCGGCATGCCGGCTATCGGCGGCGCGCCGAGCGCCTCGTTGCCGGCCCCGGTCGGCCCGTGGCAGGCCGCGCAGGTCGCATATAGCTGTTTTCCGTGATCGGCGTCGGCGGCGAAGGCGTCCGACGCGGAGAAAGCCGCAATGGCAGCGGCCGCAAGTACCAGATGTTTCGTCATACCCAGCTCCCGAAACGATTTTTATGCAAACGAAGTCGAGATAGGGCTGATTTTACCGCGTGTTTCCGCGATGGAGAAGGGACGCATGGGTGGAAATCGGGGCCGGATCAGGCGACATTCGCCCCGAGAAGCGATCCGATGAAGTAGGTTGCCGCTGCCGCGACCGAACCAACGACGAGCATGCGCGCGCCACCGATAAACGCGTTCTTGCCCGAGAAGAGGCTGAGCGCCGATCCCACACCGAACAGCGCGATCCCTGCCAGGATCGCAGCGATGACGATGCCTTCCTTCTCGTAGCCGAGGAGGTAGGGAATGAGCGGCACGCACGCGCCGACACTGAACGTAAGAAAGGACGAGACGGCCGCGCCCATAGGCGAGCCAAGCTCTTCCGGATTGAGGCCCAGTTCTTCGCGGGTGAGCGCATCCAGCGCCTGTTCCGGATTCGCGATCAGATGCTTGG carries:
- a CDS encoding linear amide C-N hydrolase produces the protein MIRRAATYVFAASLALATTPAFSCTGISLKAQDGAAIRGRTLEFGFPLKSNVLVVPAGNEFAATLPDGSKGMSYKAKYGFAGMNGIGSTYLIADGLNEQGLSIGLFYFPGDAKYAESTKENADKSLAPQDFGAWVLGNFATVDEVADAVKDIDMVDTPMPGFGSAEGQSLPVHFFVQDKTGKSIAVEPIDGELKVTEAPLGVMTNTPPYDWQMTNLGNYVNLTPKDVGTEKLGPITIKQTGSGSGMLGLPGDFTPPSRFVRAALFSQNATPSETAQDAVFSAFHILNQFDLPKGSIIYGNPKLPPEITEWTSVNDLENLRYYVRTRQDQGIRMIDLKTALETAKGKISIINVQDSEQEVEDVSGDGKPVSAN
- a CDS encoding c-type cytochrome — encoded protein: MTKHLVLAAAAIAAFSASDAFAADADHGKQLYATCAACHGPTGAGNEALGAPPIAGMPAWYTVRQLNNFKTGVRGANPKDTHGQQMAPMAKMLGTDDDVADVAAYIETLK